In the genome of Ursus arctos isolate Adak ecotype North America unplaced genomic scaffold, UrsArc2.0 scaffold_22, whole genome shotgun sequence, the window tgtgtgtgtgtgtgtgtgtagggaggcACTATGAAGAAGAGTGGATGGAGTTCAACAAAGCTTGGGTTCAGGAATTAAAGAGATATAGAACTAATACCacttttatttctggttttcatCATTTCTTAACCACAGCACACACTGATCATGCCCATTCCAAACCTAGTCCCGAGTAACAATAGTAGGTCACTTACAGAAAGCTCACATTAAACAAATTTAGCATGTGATCAGgaaattttctttatggtttatCTAAGaggaacatttttttattatagctcAGAAAGTCCACGTTTTTCACactaaattagaaaaatccccTTCCTAATACACAGGCGACTCATATGGCTTACCTATTTGACTCTCCGCTGTGACAATTTCAAAAGAATTATACTTTCTCTCAAACCCTTTTTATCACATTTCATATAACAAATAGAATATAAAACTATTGCCTCTATTAAAACTTCACCACCCTTAAATTTTACCACCTCTctttatatccatttttttattgtttccataatAATCTGAAAGAATAGAACctaattttaaagaaaggactttttttctgaaattgaaaTATAGTTAATTTGTATTTGAGTgtcattaaatgaaaaattaatgactTTAAAAACCACTCTTTGGAACACCtcaaatagtaataaaatacataaagagtGAGTGCACCTCTGCAATGCCTACAAACTATCCCAAATACCACAGCTATAAACTTTTTTTCCTATAGGGAAAACAATTTTATCAAAACAGTTAgtaaaagagaagcaaaatgaaaactcCACCCAAGATCAGCTATTTCATGTAAATAGTGAAGTGAAAACCAAGTGTATTAATATTGAGGTCAGAAGATGGGGAACCAGtggtcatttaaaaatcacaaatcaaGAATTTAGCAATGTTAAACACCTCAAAAACAAACACGTGTATGATCTAGCTCTGCtaacttttaaaataccaaaatattgaGTGGAGGTTACAAAACAGTAACATAGTAAAtgttattaaatgtaaatgttatttaagTTACCTTGGAACACATTTAAATTGTGACTTCACAAGTCATATTAAGGGTTTTTACGTGATCATTGTTTTGCCCgttctctcaaaagaaaaacaatccaacATCCCATTACAGAAAAGACACCATCACAATTTTGTCTACTCACCAATAGTTCTTACAAATTGTCATTGTTCCCTCAGCTATAATGTGAGGTTTTTGTACTTCAAAATCCATATGGGAGTAGCATGTGGAAGACACCTAAAACAGGAGTGATGCTATTGTTCCCAGGACCACCAGTCCTGTgagtttaacttttaaatatcaaataaCTTAAGCTTTTATTCTATCCAAAGAAATCCTGTCATCCACATAATATTCTGGAGCCTTCCCAAAAGGAAAGTTATCcaaagatttcttttctcattttattttctactcctcttcctgagtttttttttttttaagattttgtttatttatttatttggcagtgagacagagagcacaagcagggggagcagcaggcagagggagaagcaggctccccactgagtagggagcctgatgtggggtttaatcccaggaccctaggatcatgacctgagctgaaggcagacacttaactgactgagccacccaggcgccccccaacttgAGTTTTGACTACCACTCATTATTTTATCTCCTTAAGATGCTGTCCTTGCTCTACCTGGTTCCCCACAAATGTGGCCATGGCCATTGGTCTTCATTCCCAAGACCACTATTAATATATGGTCAttgtgttttctaagttttaatgAAAACTTTATGGACAGTGAAGGATAATGAAAGTTCTATGGAATAGGTTACAAATTAGAATGAAATACAGTTTCTAAAATCTCATTGTCAATTCCCTATTGAAGGAGGTCTCATTTATTGGCCACGTATCTCTTTAGGTCATGCACTAATGGCATGTTCCTGGGAAATTTTTCCTCCTGTGTCTTgtttttctcacacacacacaaaaaaaagtcagCATTCAAAATGGAAGTGTTTTCTCATATTTCatgtttactaaaataaaaataaaatgaattagaaagtatattagaaatggggcacctgggtggcttagtcagttaagcatttgactcttggtttcagctcaggtcatgatctcatgtgagatcaagccccacatcaggctccacactcagtggggagtctgcttgaagattctcaccctctgcccctcattcCACTCATGCACGTAAGTGCTctttctctaatataaataaatcttaaaaaaaagaaaagaaaagaaaagaaagtgtgctAAAAAAGAGTAGTTGACTTGAAATCAGGTAGCTAATAGCTTGTTCTAGAATTCTTCATGAAAAGCTGTGTGTGACTTTAAGTAATCATTAACCTCAATATATATTGACAATCTATTGTGTGTGACTTTGtagagaaataaatatgaaatgtcTGTGAAAAGAAGCTTAATGTATTAGGTTTACATCTGCAAAGTGGAGTAAAATTGATAGTTGTTATGGAACCTGCTATAATTGTGAAACACTGGCATTTGAAGGAGTCATATTCCTGCCCACAGTAGAAcggaaagaaaagaatacagaCAGATTACCTGACTCATGCTTCCAACAGCATATACGAGATGGCAGTTAAGAAACCCCACAAAATACAATGTCACAGTGGTGATATTTTATTGATCATTTGCAGAATCATTCACCtttttccaggagaaaaaaagTCCACTAATGACAATAAAAAGAGATGAATTTCTTCCTTAATGTTATTCTTAAATAGGAAAAACGAAGGAAAGGAACTAAAGTTGCAGAAAGGAAGCAGACCAACCctaaaaaaagtggaaacaaattTAGAGAAGGCTCAAATTTCCTCCACCACAGTGAGAAATTAATAGGATAAGGAGACTACCactaaaaatattgtaaaaacacATGGAATCTCCCTGCCCCATGACTACCTGCACAGAGACACTGATTTTGATCAAAACGTTCTCTTACTGAGGGTTTTTGTCAGAGCAATTTTAACATCTTTGTTTCTCAAGCTGTAAATCAAAGGGTTCATTGCGGGAACAACATTGGTATAAAAGACAGAAGAGATTTTCCCCTCATCCATAGACCCAGCAGAAGATGGTTTAAGATACATAAATGCACCTGatccaaagaagagagaaacagcaaTTATGTGGGAGCTGCAGGTGCTGAAGGCTTTGGACCTGCCCTCCCTGGAGCTGATGCACAGGATGCTGGAGAGGATGAAACCATAGGAGACAAAGATGGTGACACTGGGCACCATCACATTGATGCCCGCCACAATGAAAACCACCAGCTCATTGACATAAGTGCTTGTGCAGGacagctggagcagagggaggatgTCACAAAAATAATGATTGATGGTGTTTGCATCACAGAAAGTCAGTCCCAGCATGCATCCTGTGTGAGCCATGGCACCTGAAAATGCCATCAAATATGAACCAAGCATAAGGCTGGAACACACTTTAGGGGACATGAGAACATGATACAAAAGTgggttacagatggccacatagcgatcataGGCCATTGATGTCAGCACATAGCATTCAGaaatcacaaaaaaacaaaaaaagtaaagctGGGTCATGCATCCCCTGTAGGAGATAATATTCTTCTTTGATGTGAAGTGAGTCAGCATTTTGGGTGTAAACACAGAAGAATAACAGAGGTCTATGAAGGacaaattgaagaggaaaaagtacatgggggtgtggaggtgtgTATTCAGCCCGATTAGAGTTATCAAGCCCAAATTTCCCAACACAGTGACCACATACATGATTAGAAACAGGCAGAACAGGGGAAGCTGGAGATCTGATAGGTCTGTGAGCCCCAGCAGAATGAATTCAGTCACTAAAGAAACATTTCCAGGAGCCATTTTTCTCTAACGGGATCTGTGGACAGAGGAGAAAAGGGTTGCATTACAGAAAAACTCAGCTCTTCCTGCAATATCCCATCTTACAAGAGAGTGTGTACACTGGGAATGTCTGAGATTAGCCCAGCGAGTCTAATCTGCCTTTTCCATTAGCATGAGACTAAGTGACAGGACTTTCTCTTACTAGAGTCTTAATGAGGTAAATATAGCAAAGGGCATCACAAACTTAGCCTGCAGAGGAAAGGCCAGTGTTGCCATATGCAAATGTGATTTCTGGAAAACCAAGGGTGTGTAAGAAGAAGCCTGGCCCAGGACAGAATCATCCTTCTCTGATTGCACCATTTCTTCATTCACTTGAACCTTCTCCTCACCAGCAAAATTGGAGGAAGAGATCCTAACAACCTAAGGCTGGTCTCTAATGAGCCAGATTAGACTTGGTGGGCTGAGAACTATGAATATTGTTCCTAATCCAACACTAAGGAACCAGAGTCTAGGGGAGGTTGAGTTACTGCCCCATGTCACAGAGAAAAACTCATAAATCTGGAAGACTGAGAGTTCCAACCATAGAGAGGGAACTTACTGAGATACTGCATCCATTGTACCCCCTGATCTCTGAACATTCTTTTGTCCCCCTGAAGCATATTCTCCTGCCAGTTTCATTTCATCTCAGGACTacacaaaatgggaaagaaaggggCTTATCTTAGATTTTTGGACCTGCATCTCAAAACAAGAAGGACATTGATATAAATAGAATTCAGACACTCACCCTCCTTAGGCCAGAAAATGTCAGTGCTTCCTTATCCTTGGTATCTACCCCGTGGTCCTGGAAAGGCAGTTTCAGGCTCTGAGGCTTTGGTTCCATTAATTCTAAAAGGATTTAGCCCAGACTTAATTTCACATATGCCCCTTGAATATTTCTGGACTATAAATCATAACTTCTGATTATAACTTTGAGTTCTCTCAAGTGGCAGAGAAAAATAGTCTTTATTATTATCACATTTGCTACTTGATAAAAAACATGGAAGACTGTGAGCTGAATGATAAAGTGCACTTGATTATAAAAACAAGGTAGAAGTTTGCTCGGGCTCTTCCTCAAGGAATAGATTCTGTGTGTAAAAGAGAAATAGGGGATTGATTTTATTTACACTCAGGACAACAATCTCTATTTAGTTCCTTAGGGACTCAATATCTAATCAAGTTTACTCTTCACTCTAAGGGTTGTACATCCCctaagggagaaggaaaaataaattcctatcTTCCTATCATCTTCATCTCTTAAGGAAAATCTATTACAtaggttctttctctctttcttcccataTCCTAAATGAAAATTTTCCATAGACTCTGCTGCCTACAggcttctttatttctttacctgaaatatttcaaatattgcaGTAATTCAATTCAGTTGTTGTTTCTCCTGGGATAATTCCAAAAGGAAAGGATACtgcctttcttgctttttaagtttatattttatttttaattttttttaattccagtataattaaggTACAGTTTTATTGATGtactatagtgattcaacaattctatacattgttCATCATcaataaatgtactcttaatcaccttcatttatttcactcatcctcctacccaccttccctctggtaaccatcagttctccagttaagagtctgatttttttctttgtctctttttttctttatttattcaaatttgcttatttgttcttaaattccacatatgagtggatcAAGTGGTATTTGTCTGATTGATTTATtacacttagcattataccctctagataaAATCAAGTTgttgctaatggcaagatttcattctttttctatgattaatattccattgtatacacataccacctcttctttcaTCTATCaaaggacacttgggttgctttcatattttagctattataaataacaggGGTTCACataacttttcaaattagtgtttttgtattctttgggtaaatatccagtagtggaattactggatcataaagtaattctatttttaacgttttgagggacctccatactgttttcaacagtgactgcactagtttgcattcccacctatAGCACatgagagttcccctttctccacaaacTCATCAACACCTGGTATTTCCTGTGTTgtgattttagacattctgacaggtgtgaggtgatgttgagcaacttctcatgtgtctgttagctatccgtatgtcttcttttggagaaatgtctgttcatgtcttcagctcatttttaaattggatttttttgtgtgtgttgaattACAGAAGTTCTTTATAAGTTTTGGAtacttagccttttttttttttttttggatacttaccctttattggatatatcatttgtaaatgtctttttccattcagtgggttgtctttttgtttgttgactgtttcctttgttatgcagaagctttttattttgaaaacgtcccaataatttatttttctttttgtttcccttgcctcaagagacatatctagaaggacgttgttatggccaatgtcagagaaattattccttgtgctctcttctaggacttttatggtttcaggcctcacacttaggtctttaatccattttgagtttatttttatgtatggagTAAGAaagtttcctccttccttccttctttccttccttccttttttcattcattcattttgctgtaactgtccagttttcccagccccatttgttgaagagattgtgtttttccattgcatattcttgcatcctttgtcatagattaattgatcatataattgtagatctatttctggggtctctattctgttccactgatctatgtttCTATTctatgctagtaccatactgttttgattgctacagatttgtagtataacttgaaatctagGATTGCAATAcctccagctctgtttttctttttcaagattgttctgGCTATttaaggtcttttgtggtttcatacaaattttaggattatttgttctagttctgtgaaaaatgctgttgatattttgattgggattatattaaatctgtagattgctttcagtagtatgaacattttaacaatatgtgttctcccaatccatggcATGAACTGTCTTTGCAATTATTTTTgtgatcttcaatttctttcattaatgttttattggTCTCAGAgaacaggtctttcacctccttggttaagtttattgttagatattttattatttttggtgcaatcaTAAATGGAACTGTTtgtttaacttctctttctgctacttcattattagtgtatagaaattcaatagattttgcatattgattttgtatcctgaaaccatactgaattcatttatcagttctagtggtTTTTTGGTGgtatctttagggttttctatatatagtatcaagtcatctgcaaatagtgaaagttttacttcttccttaccaatctggatatTCTGTATTCCTTTTTCTCGTCTGATTGTCATCACTagtacttccagtactatgtggaataaaagtggtgagagtagacatctttgtcttattcctgatttcagaagaaaagctctcaatttttcaccATCATGTATGGTGTTAGCTGATGTTAGCTGTTACTTTATTCAGAGtgtttatcatgaatggatgctgtactttgtcaaattctttGACATATTgaatggtttttattctttctcttattgatgcaATGCATCATGTTGGTTgttttgtgaatactgaaccaccttgcaccccaggaataaatcccacttaattgtGGTGAGtggtttttttaatgtactgttggattcagtttgcttatattttgttgaagatttctgaatctatgttcatcagagatactgaactgtagttctctttttttgcagTGTCTTTACCTGGCTTAGGTATCAGCATAACgttggccttatagaatgaatttggaagtgtttcttcttctattttttggaagagtttgaggaagaataggtattaactcttctttaaatgtttggtagaattcgcctgtgaagccgtctggtcctggacttttgtttgttgggagttttttttttattattgattctatttcattgctggtaatcagtctgttcaaattttctatttctattttctatttctattttctatttcttcctgctaaAACTAGGAGGTTATatacttctaggaatttttttccatttcttctagtttgtccaatttgttggcatataatttttcataatattcttttatactcctttgtatttctgtggtgttggttgttctttctcctcttttatttctgattttgtttgactcttctctccctctctctctctctctctctctctctcaaatgagtctggctaaaggtttatcaattttgttgatctcaaagaatcagctcatggtttcactgatctgttctattgttttttttagtttctatttcatttatttctgctctaatctttattacttccttctttactgttttaggttttgttttttcttctttttctagctcctttaggtataagatttgtttgtttgagatttttcttgcttcttgaggtagacctatattgctataaacttcactcttagaacagcttttgctgcatcccaaaggcttTGAAccactgtgtttttgttttcatttgtttccatgtattttatttcctctttgaggtcttggttgactcattcattctttattgacatgttatttaacctccatatatttgtggtctttccagattttttactCCTGATTGATTTCTAGTTGCATAGTgttttggtcagaaaagatgcatggcatgacttcaacctttttgaattagttaagacttgttttgtggcctagtgtatgatctattctggagaatgttccatgtgcacttgaaaagaatatgtattccaCTCTTCCCAgacagaatgttctgaatatatctgttaaatccatatggtccaatatgtcattcaaagccactgtttccttattgattttatgtttggatgatctatccattgatataagtggaggtgttaaagtcccttactattatcgTATCACTAGTAATTActtcctttatttattaatagctgctttatgtatttggatgctcccatgttggttgcataaatatttacaattgttatagtttcttgttggattgttccctttattattatgtagtgtccctctttctttcttattagtctgttttaaagtctgttttgtctgatgtaagtattgctatccttgctttcttttcacttccatttgcataataaattcttctctatcccttcactttcaatctgtatgcATCTTTAGGTCTGAACTGAGtcccttgtaggcagcatatagacaggtcttgcttttttatccattcagtcactctatgtcttttgattgaagcatttagtccatttatattcaagtTAATTATTGACAGgcatgtacttattgccattgtattacttgttttatggttgtttatgtagttcttttctgttcttctcttgctctcttttctcatgGTTtgccggctttttttttttagtaatataggtggattcctctttattttttgcatatctattattGATCTTTGATTTGAGGTTACCATCAGGTTTGTATAACATCtcatgcatatagcagtctgtattgAGTCAATGGATGTTTaataagtttgaacccattctaaaagcactaaatttttactcctctcccccaccATGTTTTAGGTAGATGGTGTCATGCTTGACCTCTTTTTATCTTGTGAATTCCttcactgatttttatagatgtatttattttattacttttgtgcttcccacttttcttactcctgcttatggtctttcctttatACTCCatgagtcccctttaatatttcttggagggctggtttagtggtcatgaattccttaaACTTTTGTTGTCTGAGAAactctatttctctttctattctgaatgatagtcttgctggatagaatattcttgacTGTAGgttgttttctttcagtattttaatagGTCATGACATGCCCTTCTAGCCTTCAATGTTTCTGCTGGAAAATCAGGTAATCTCCTTATAgggttttccttgtatgtaactgctctttttttgggggggggggtcctgcttttaaaattctctctttatcattacttttttaccattttaattactatgtatcttggtgtggaccaCCTTGGGTTGATTTTTTGTGGAGTTCGGTATGCCACTTGGATCTagatttgtttccttccccagattcaggaatttttcagctactattattcaaataaattttctgccccttttctctcttttctccttctgaaatCCCTAAAAGGTAAATGCTATTATGGTTGATGATGTCATTAAGTTCCCTTAATCTattctcatttcttcttattcttttttctttccctgttcaGCTTGACtgctttccattattctgtcttccagatcaccgatccattcttctgcctcctccagtctatttttaatttcagttgagttcttcatctctgattggttcttttttatgtttttctattgttttgttggACTCACTGAGAccctccatttttttctcaagtctaatgagtattttcattatcattattttaaattctctatcaggcttattacttatctccattttgtttagctcttttgctaaaattttgtcctgttctttcatttgggatatattcCTCTGTCTACTTactttgtctaactctctgtgtctgttttgatGTGTTAGGAAattcagctatgtctcctgctctggAAAGTAGTGACCTTATAAAGAAGAGGCCCTGTAATGCTCTGCAatgcaatgtcccctgttcaccagaacctggcacttcaggagtATCTCCTCTGCATGTTACCTGTTGTGTGTTACCTGCTGTGTGTTACCCTACTGTTAT includes:
- the LOC113259756 gene encoding olfactory receptor 8B3-like; this translates as MAPGNVSLVTEFILLGLTDLSDLQLPLFCLFLIMYVVTVLGNLGLITLIGLNTHLHTPMYFFLFNLSFIDLCYSSVFTPKMLTHFTSKKNIISYRGCMTQLYFFCFFVISECYVLTSMAYDRYVAICNPLLYHVLMSPKVCSSLMLGSYLMAFSGAMAHTGCMLGLTFCDANTINHYFCDILPLLQLSCTSTYVNELVVFIVAGINVMVPSVTIFVSYGFILSSILCISSREGRSKAFSTCSSHIIAVSLFFGSGAFMYLKPSSAGSMDEGKISSVFYTNVVPAMNPLIYSLRNKDVKIALTKTLSKRTF